Within Candidatus Francisella endociliophora, the genomic segment ACTTATGAAAAATATCCAAACCAATTAATTTTAGAAAAACTTGGTTTTGAAGTTAATTATCCAAATAATCTAAATAGACAATGTTGTGGGCAAATGTATCATTCACAAGCGAACAACGAACAGCTGCAGACATCACAAGAGCTACTAAAAAGCAGTATGGATTTTAGTGCTTATGATTATGTTGTAACTGATAACAGTTCTTGTGCAAATTTTGCAAAAGATCAAAATATTAAAATATCAAATATTAATAATCTAATCTTGGATAATATTGATAGCTTAGGATTAACTAAGAAATTTAGTAAAGTTGCTTTGCATATTGATTGTTCTACAAGAAAACAAAATATTGATAGTAGATATATCCAAGCTATTAATAAATGCTGTAGTGAGGTTATCACTCCTGAGAGAATTTATTGTTGTGGTTTTGCTGGAGACAAGGGTTTTACGACACCTGAATTAAATGCAACTAGTTTGGACTCTTTAAGATCACAGATAGAAGGATGTGAAATTGGCGTTAGTTTTAATCGTAGCTGTCAGATAGGCTTATCCTATCATAGCGATTTAAAATATATTTCTTTTACAGAATTATTATTAGAGTGTTTAGAGTAAATTATTTAAATTCGTCAAAGATATCTTGAGATACTTTTTCAACAGCCTGATCGCCATTAACTTTTATATATTTTGGTGTTTTTGTATTCTTTGATGAGAAGTTTCTGTAGAAGTCAACAAGCTTAGAAGTCTGTTGGTGATATACAGATAATCTTTCTTTGACTGTATCTTCATTGTCATCTGTACGAGTGATTAATGGTTCACCTGTCACATCATCTGTATCAACGACCTTGGGTGGATTAAATTTAGTGTGATAAGTTCTACCTGAAGCAGGGTGGACTCTACGTCCAGTTATTCTTTCGATAAGAAGATTATCAGCAACATCGACTTCTACTATGTAGTCAATATCAACCCCTAGTTTATCTAATTGTTCTGCCTGAACAATAGTTCTTGGTACACCATCTAATAGAAAGCCATTTTTACAGTCATCTTTGGATATTCTATCTTTAACAATTTCAATAATGAACTCATCAGAAACTAGCTGTCCAGCATCTAAAACTTTTTTTAGTTCTTTACCAATTTCTGAACCAGATTTGATAGTTTCTCTAATCATATCACCTGTAGATATATGGGCGATATTATATTTTTGTTCAATTATTTTTGCTTGAGTCCCTTTACCAGCTCCAGGAGCTCCAAGAAGTATTATACGCATAACTTTGATAGCCTTAACTTTAAAATCTATTGTTTACTTAGTGTTGATTTAATTATAAAATAAATGAGGTTATATATCTAGAAATAGAATATCAAAATTTTTAGACTAAATAAGGCAAAAGAACTTTTATGATATCGTTATTACTTGAAAAGAGACGTAAGCAAGCTCAAAAGACAGTTTTGGGGATTGAATATGATAGATCTTCTCTTGCTGCTGTTAAGCTTAATAAAAGTCCAGAAGGATACTCTCTAGTTAGCTGTGATAGTGATGTTTTTCCAGAAGAAGCATATTTTGAGGGTGAGTTAACTTCAGATTATATTGGTACAGCTGTCTCAAATATTATAGCAGATAATAAAATAGGACGTTTTTTGAAGCTTGGTTTTACATGTTATAACGATATTGATGTCACAAAAGATGAAATTGTGTGTGATAAAAAGGCTTTGGAAGTTATTGAAAAAGAAAGTGTTTTTGCTTATTTAACGGAGCATTTTTTTAAAAAAAAATATCCTGAGAATTATACCCAAATAGCATATGATTATTATGATAATATAGAGGAAAAGGGTGCTATAACAGTTTATCATGTATCAGATAGAGATAAGATTCAACAATTTCATAATATCTCAAGGAAGACAAAAAAAGCATTAGCTGTATGTACCTTAGATAAGTTAGCTATTACTAGCTTTGTAGAGGAACTTTTTTTGACTGAACTTGCTAAAAATCCTGGTGATAGTGTTTTCCTGGGTCTTTATTCTGATAAGTTATCTATATATAGCTTTTCAAAAGATGGAGAGCTAAGAAATTATGAGTCTATAAAAATATTTGATCCCAATATGGCTGATGCTAACTATGTTGATGAAGTTATTCAATTATTGTTGAGATTTATGGATTTTATGTCTTTAGATTTTACTGGGGATGATTTTGATGATTTTGGTATACAAGAGAATATTGTATATATTTATGGACTTAAACAAAATTTTGAAAATATATTTGAATCAATAACAGAATTATCACAAAAGAACTGCCAGAAATTGGATCCTTTTGTAAATATAAGTCACGATAATTATAATTATGATATTGATCAGCCCTATCGCTATGTCTTACCTGTAGCAATTGCTATGAAGGAGGCATTGTAATAATGAAAGAGCTTAATTTTATTCGTGGTCGTTGGAGAAAACAGCAGTTAACCTACTTAGGGTTTGATTTTGTTTTTATAGCATTTATAGCTTTTGTATTGATGTTTGCTTTATCTACTATATTCTCTTGGTCTAGTGAGGAGGATATGCAGGTTGAATCATATGTCCAGTCAAAGATTACAGAGTTAAATAAAAAAACATCTGAATATCAATCTGTCAAGAGCCAAAGAGATAAGCTTTTAGATATGTCTTCGGATTTAGCAAATATTAAAGCAAGTCAATATTATATTTTACTTGGTATAGAAAAAATTTCTCGAGCAGTAACTGATGAATTATATGTGACAAATATTAATTATGTGGCTAGCTCAGATGATGTTGTGCTTAGTGGAGAGGTGAAAGATTTAAAACTTCTATCTGTATTTATGAAAAACTTAGAGATTGAATTTAGGGTAAAAAAAGTTGAGCTTAAAAATTTAGGTTCTGAAAAAAATGGTCAGAGGAGTTTTTCTTTAGAATTTAAGTTTGGTGAAGATAATGCCTTTAAAGGGGAGAGTGTAGGATGATAGACAAACTACAGAACCTTTTAAATAATAAATATATAAATAAGTTATTACACGCCCCAATAAAGATAAAGCTACCAATAATGATAGTAGTATTACTTATTTTTATGGTATTTTTTTATATAGTTCTTGTAAATCCTGTGCTTTCACAATCAGAGCAGGTTAAAACTCATATTGATTCTATGGAAGCCCAAATTCCTAGATTAGTTAAAAAACAAAAAGATTTAGCAGCTTTGAAGCAACAAGTTAAGCTTTTGGAACAACATAATGCCGAGGAAAGATTTAGCATTCCAGAACGTCATTCTGTACCAATATTTTTATCTGCACTAAATGAAGCTATTAGTAGCTCAGAAGTTACTATTATTGACTTAGCTCCAGCAGGTGTTCAGAAAAATAAATATCTTGATTTATATGCTTTAGACTTTAAAGCCAAGCTAACAGGAAATTTTTCTCAGCTTATTAAGCTATTTGTTGCTTTGATTGATATGAAAGATATTGCTGTAATTACAAATATTACTATTAAAAAAGAATCTGATGATAAGTTAGTAATAGAGCTTAATTTACAAACCTATTCTCGTCAAGGAGTGGGGGCTTAATATGAGTATGATAAATAATGTATTTAGGCTCTTACTTTTAATTATTTTAATTAGTGTTTATAGTGTGTCTTTTGCTAGTTATGAATCAAGAACTAAAAAGATAGATCAGCTTATCGAAACAAAGATGAAAACTATTAAAAGCTCTGAAAAGCTTGATATACCAGAGTACAAGGGTGATACTCTAACATTTGAAAGGCTTTCAAAAATACGTAATGTTTTTAATATTGATCATTTATTACCTTTTGAAAAAAGAAAACCTATAGTAAAATCTGAACCTGAGAAAAAAGTTGTAAAATTAAAGCCTATTGTAGTGCCTAAAGAGTTGCAAATAATAATGAAACAAAAATCTACTAAGTTACAGCAGTATCCAATAAGTTCTTTTAAGTTTAAAGGCGTTGTTTATCAAAATGAGCAAAGGTGGGGAGTGGTAGAAAATTCTATGGAAAAGAATCCTCTATATCTAAAAGAAGGAATGCTAATAGGTCGTGATTATGGACAAGTTAGTGATATTACTAAAGAAGGTATTGTCGTTAATGAATGGAAAAAAAATACACAAAAGAGAGTCTGGGAAAAGATTCAAACTGTCATACATTAAGGTAAAATGATGTTTTTTGGAAAAAAGAAATTATTAACAATTTTAACAATTTTAGGTGGTGTATTAGGATGTGATGTATCATTAGCTGCTGATACAAAGGATCAGTCACAGACAACTTCTTCTGAGCAGCCTCAAACTAAAATAGTTGGCAGAGAAGAAAATGAGAGAGTTAATAATGAAAAACATATCAAAGATTTAGAGTTTCATCGCAGTTTAAATGGTAGTGCAGTATTTGAAGTTTCTTTTGAAGAAAATATTAGTAGTTTCTCAGGTTATAAAACTAAACTTTCACAAGATGGTTACACTTTAACGATTACTTTTGAAGATACAAGTATATCTGATAAGTGGGTTAGTAATATTGATACAAAAGTATTTAATACAATTATTGACTCTATTAAAGTACACAAAGAAGGTAGTAATGTCGTTTTTGTACTTCATTCATTAGATAGGATTTCTTTAAGTGATTTGAAAGAAGGTGATACATTTAAGTTCAAAATTGATAGACGTAATAGTAGGGTAGAAGGTTTTAATATTAATGAACCTATTTCAATTTCTTTTAAAGATGCTCCAGTACAAACAGTGCTACAGGTATTATCTGAATTTGCAGGGCTAAACCTTGTTGTGAGTAGTAGTGTTCGAGGAAATATATCTATTGATCTAAAGAATGTTCCTTGGAATGAGGTGATGAATATTGTTTTGGTTAGTAAAGGTTTAGCAACTAAAAAAATGAGTAGTATCTTATATGTTGCTACAGCTGCAGAAATTGCAGCTCAAGAGCAACTTGAGTTACAAACTAAAAGATCATTAGAGAATAATGCTACGTTAGTAACAGAATTTATTCCTTTAAACTATACTACAGCACAAGCAGCTCAGACAGTTATAACATCAATGGCTAAGCAAAATGGTGGAATTATGTCACCACGTGGAAGTATAACTTCTGATGCTCGTACTAATACTCTTATTGTTACAGATACTGAAGAAAAAATGCCTCGAATTAAGGAGGTAATAAATGAAATTGATGTTCCTAATGATCAGGTCTTAATTGAATCAAGGATTGTCCAGGTTGAGAGAAATAGCGGTCTACAATTAGGCTTTAACTATGGGCTTACAGGAAATGGTACTGATATAGGCCTTTCTACTTTTAGCAATCAGCAGAGCGGTGGCGGAGGTGATGATCCTAGCCCAGCACAGCAATTTATTGGTAGTACAGCTAAGCTTGGCTGGAGTATTTTTGGAGGTATGCAGCTAACTGTTGAAATACAAGCTTTGGAAAATGAATCACTAGCTAATCAGGTAGCATCTCCTCATATTGTTGTTTCTAATAATGAAACGGCATTTATTAAGCAAGGTGAAGATGTTCCTTATAATCAGTCAACAGCATCAGGTGCAGCATCAATTGCATTCCAAGAAGCTGTATTAGAGTTACAGGTTACTCCACAAATAGCTCCTGATGGAAATATTGTAATGGATATAATTGTTACTAAAAACTCAGTTGGTACCTCTCCAGGTAAGACAGCCGAAGGTGCTGATTTGCCACCAACTATTTTAAAACGAGAAGTTACTACAAAAATTATGGCTCAAGATGGTGATACTGTCGTTATTGGTGGTATCTATGAGAAAATTCAAAATGAGACTCGTACAAAGATTCCTTTGTTAGGAGATATACCGTATTTGGGCTATTTATTTAGTAGTACAAAAATTGAAGATAAAGATACGGAGCTTTTAATATTTATAACTCCTAAAATTATAGAGTCAAAAATACAAAGTTAAAAGCATATAATGCTTGCAAAATATTTAATATTTGGGTATTGTATATAGCTATAATTTTTATATATAAGGGGTGATTAGTCCTACTATCACAGTGTGTAATTAAACTTATAATTTTGAGTCAAAAATGATAAGAACAAAAAATATTTTCTTAATAGGTCCAGTAGGTGCTGGAAAATCCACAATAGGTAAACAGTTAGCAAAAGAGTTAAAGTTAGAGTTTATAGACTCAGATGATACCATTGAAAAAAAATGTGGTGTTGACATTAACTGGATCTTTGATTTAGAAGGTGAAGAAGGCTTTAGAAATCGTGAAAGAGAAGTTATTGCAGAAATTTTATCTGAAAAGCAAAACATTGTATTGGCTACCGGTGGTGGGGCAATATTAGATCCAGATACAAGGTCATTATTATCTTCACGTGGTAAAGTTGTGTATTTAGAAGCAACTATTGAGCAGCAGTTAGAAAGAACAGCCAAAGATACAAAGAGGCCTTTACTTCGTGTTGATGATAAGAAACCTGTATTAGAACAATTAATGGCTGAAAGAGAGCCTCTTTATAGAAGTATTGCAGATGTTGTCGTTGAAACAAATGGTGCGACTGTTAAAAATATCGTTAACAAAATATCTACATTCTTAGTAGAAGAATCAATGCTGTGATTGATAAGCTACAAGTAAATCCTACAAATAGTCCTAGCTATGATATTTTAGTAGATTCAATTATAGATTTTTCTTATATTTATCAATATATATCTAATAAGCAAGTTTTAGTTGTCTCTAATACAACTGTTGCGGAACTATATCTTGATATGCTTTTAGCATCAATATCATCCAAAGCGAAAGTTGAGACTTGTATTTTAGATGATGGTGAACAGTATAAATCTCAACAAAGTTTAGATAATATTTTAGCAGTCTTATTAAATAGGAAGTTTACTCGTAGTTCAACTGTGCTTATAGCCTTAGGTGGAGGAGTAATTGGTGATATTACGGGGTTTGCTGCTGCTATTTATCAGCGTGGAGTTGATTTTATACAAATTCCAACCACTCTACTTTCTCAAGTAGACTCCTCTGTTGGTGGCAAGACAGCAATAAATCATCCTTTAGGTAAAAATATGATAGGTGCTTTCTATCAGCCAAGATTTGTCTATACTTCAGTAGACTTTTATAAAACACTTCCTTATAGAGAATATATCTCCGGCATGGCAGAAGTTGTTAAATATGCATTTATATCAAAAAAATTTTATCACTGGTTAAAGCTAAAGAAGGATGATATTTTGGCAAAAGACCAAACTACCTTGATAGAAATGGTCAAAAAGAGCTGTCAAATTAAGGCTGATATAGTTGCAGAAGACGAAAAGGAAATAACGGGCGCTAGAGCGATACTTAATTTTGGTCATACGTTTGGTCATGCTATCGAAAAATGTCAAAAATATCTTGATCTAAAACATGGTGAAGCAGTTGGAGTTGGTATGGCTCAGGCTATAGATTTTTCTTGTGATCTTGGGTTAGTAACTAAACAAGAAGCTAGAGATTTTAAAGATTTCATTGTTAGTTTTGGTATTTCCACTAACTTTCCAGATAATATTACTAAAACTGAATTTTTAGATGCTATGTTAGTTGATAAGAAAAACTCCAATGGTGAGTTAAGATTTATTTTGATAAATGGTATAGGAAGTTTAAAATTACAAAAACAGTCTATGGATAAGCTAGAGTTATTTCTAGAGGATTATTAAGTTTTACTTTTTTTTATAAAAATAATAACAAACCATTATAATTTAAACATAGAAAAAGACGATCAAGTTCTTTAGAGCAGTTTTTTCAAGAAGTACAAATAAAAAAGTTTTTCTTATACTGGGAACTTTAGATAATAGAATGTAAGCAAATATAACTATGACGGGTTGTTGAGATTTTTAATAATATATTTTTCTCAAATTATCTTTAAAAAAGCAGATATTAGTTAGCTTTTATTATCTATTAGATTTCTAGTGGCTTTTTTTAATTCTGTTCTGTAATAATCTAAATTTTTAGCAGACTCTTCTTTCAAATCTTTGATCTGTTGGGTTAAAAAAGTTATTTGATTTTCAAGACCTTCTTTTAAATCAGAGATTCTTTGTTTAGACTGTTCTTGAACTAAGTCACAGTACGATCTTGCATCTT encodes:
- the aroB gene encoding 3-dehydroquinate synthase, with the protein product MIDKLQVNPTNSPSYDILVDSIIDFSYIYQYISNKQVLVVSNTTVAELYLDMLLASISSKAKVETCILDDGEQYKSQQSLDNILAVLLNRKFTRSSTVLIALGGGVIGDITGFAAAIYQRGVDFIQIPTTLLSQVDSSVGGKTAINHPLGKNMIGAFYQPRFVYTSVDFYKTLPYREYISGMAEVVKYAFISKKFYHWLKLKKDDILAKDQTTLIEMVKKSCQIKADIVAEDEKEITGARAILNFGHTFGHAIEKCQKYLDLKHGEAVGVGMAQAIDFSCDLGLVTKQEARDFKDFIVSFGISTNFPDNITKTEFLDAMLVDKKNSNGELRFILINGIGSLKLQKQSMDKLELFLEDY
- the aroK gene encoding shikimate kinase AroK, with product MIRTKNIFLIGPVGAGKSTIGKQLAKELKLEFIDSDDTIEKKCGVDINWIFDLEGEEGFRNREREVIAEILSEKQNIVLATGGGAILDPDTRSLLSSRGKVVYLEATIEQQLERTAKDTKRPLLRVDDKKPVLEQLMAEREPLYRSIADVVVETNGATVKNIVNKISTFLVEESML
- a CDS encoding type IV pilus secretin PilQ: MFFGKKKLLTILTILGGVLGCDVSLAADTKDQSQTTSSEQPQTKIVGREENERVNNEKHIKDLEFHRSLNGSAVFEVSFEENISSFSGYKTKLSQDGYTLTITFEDTSISDKWVSNIDTKVFNTIIDSIKVHKEGSNVVFVLHSLDRISLSDLKEGDTFKFKIDRRNSRVEGFNINEPISISFKDAPVQTVLQVLSEFAGLNLVVSSSVRGNISIDLKNVPWNEVMNIVLVSKGLATKKMSSILYVATAAEIAAQEQLELQTKRSLENNATLVTEFIPLNYTTAQAAQTVITSMAKQNGGIMSPRGSITSDARTNTLIVTDTEEKMPRIKEVINEIDVPNDQVLIESRIVQVERNSGLQLGFNYGLTGNGTDIGLSTFSNQQSGGGGDDPSPAQQFIGSTAKLGWSIFGGMQLTVEIQALENESLANQVASPHIVVSNNETAFIKQGEDVPYNQSTASGAASIAFQEAVLELQVTPQIAPDGNIVMDIIVTKNSVGTSPGKTAEGADLPPTILKREVTTKIMAQDGDTVVIGGIYEKIQNETRTKIPLLGDIPYLGYLFSSTKIEDKDTELLIFITPKIIESKIQS
- a CDS encoding PilN domain-containing protein; its protein translation is MKELNFIRGRWRKQQLTYLGFDFVFIAFIAFVLMFALSTIFSWSSEEDMQVESYVQSKITELNKKTSEYQSVKSQRDKLLDMSSDLANIKASQYYILLGIEKISRAVTDELYVTNINYVASSDDVVLSGEVKDLKLLSVFMKNLEIEFRVKKVELKNLGSEKNGQRSFSLEFKFGEDNAFKGESVG
- a CDS encoding type 4a pilus biogenesis protein PilO, producing MIDKLQNLLNNKYINKLLHAPIKIKLPIMIVVLLIFMVFFYIVLVNPVLSQSEQVKTHIDSMEAQIPRLVKKQKDLAALKQQVKLLEQHNAEERFSIPERHSVPIFLSALNEAISSSEVTIIDLAPAGVQKNKYLDLYALDFKAKLTGNFSQLIKLFVALIDMKDIAVITNITIKKESDDKLVIELNLQTYSRQGVGA
- the adk gene encoding adenylate kinase: MRIILLGAPGAGKGTQAKIIEQKYNIAHISTGDMIRETIKSGSEIGKELKKVLDAGQLVSDEFIIEIVKDRISKDDCKNGFLLDGVPRTIVQAEQLDKLGVDIDYIVEVDVADNLLIERITGRRVHPASGRTYHTKFNPPKVVDTDDVTGEPLITRTDDNEDTVKERLSVYHQQTSKLVDFYRNFSSKNTKTPKYIKVNGDQAVEKVSQDIFDEFK
- a CDS encoding pilus assembly protein PilP — encoded protein: MINNVFRLLLLIILISVYSVSFASYESRTKKIDQLIETKMKTIKSSEKLDIPEYKGDTLTFERLSKIRNVFNIDHLLPFEKRKPIVKSEPEKKVVKLKPIVVPKELQIIMKQKSTKLQQYPISSFKFKGVVYQNEQRWGVVENSMEKNPLYLKEGMLIGRDYGQVSDITKEGIVVNEWKKNTQKRVWEKIQTVIH